From a region of the Helianthus annuus cultivar XRQ/B chromosome 5, HanXRQr2.0-SUNRISE, whole genome shotgun sequence genome:
- the LOC110940470 gene encoding shikimate O-hydroxycinnamoyltransferase, translating into MGSCGTFSVNVKKRDIIAAAMPIQDHWLPMSNLDLLLPPVDVGVFFCYKNSLPLDESVNIVRKSLAEALVPFYPLAGEIVQNNLAEPELLCNNRGVDFIHAHADVELKNINLYNPNESVDKKLVPLNKQGVLTVQVTELMCGGLVIGCAFDHRVVDAYSINMFLTAWAEISHSKPISSLPSFRRSMLNPRRPPVINPFYNKQFFPLSSLPPPQTSVLTNPLISRIYYVEAKDISYLQMQSSFNGNQKRSKLVSFTAFLWKIIAECEDGFKTCKMGVVVDGRKRFDKLSLSNTMSLSMQNYFGNVICIPNGEANSSELKEMPLGLVAEMVNEFVYPAMTEEHFREIIDFVELHRPEPVVGRIYAKLDENDGEAVVVSSGQRFPVNSIDFGWGKPQFGSYHFPWGGQIGFVMPMPSARNNGDWIVYMLLLRKHLDLVETKGMNVFKPLTPSYFNL; encoded by the exons ATGGGTTCGTGTGGAACTTTCTCAGTTAATGTGAAGAAGAGAGACATCATCGCAGCCGCGATGCCAATCCAGGACCACTGGCTTCCTATGTCCAACCTAGACTTACTCCTTCCGCCAGTGGATGTAGGAGTTTTCTTCTGCTACAAGAACTCTCTTCCACTCGATGAGAGTGTGAACATAGTCAGGAAATCACTTGCAGAAGCCCTGGTGCCGTTCTACCCGCTTGCAGGCGAAATTGTCCAAAACAACCTTGCTGAACCTGAGTTGCTTTGTAATAACCGTGGTGTGGATTTTATTCATGCACATGCAGATGTGGAGCTTAAGAACATTAATCTTTACAACCCTAATGAGTCTGTAGACAAAAAGCTTGTTCCACTCAATAAACAAGGTGTCCTTACGGTTCAG GTCACTGAGCTAATGTGTGGAGGTTTGGTAATTGGATGCGCATTTGATCATAGAGTAGTCGATGCATACTCGATAAATATGTTCTTGACCGCATGGGCTGAAATTTCGCATTCAAAACCAATTTCTAGTCTTCCATCTTTCAGGCGTTCTATGCTTAACCCTAGACGCCCACCGGTTATAAACCCCTTCTACAACAAGCAATTCTTTCCTTTATCATCTCTCCCTCCACCCCAGACTTCCGTATTGACGAATCCCCTTATAAGCCGTATATACTACGTTGAAGCCAAAGATATAAGTTACcttcaaatgcaatcaagttTTAATGGAAACCAAAAACGAAGCAAGCTTGTATCGTTTACTGCCTTTTTATGGAAGATAATTGCAGAGTGTGAAGATGGTTTCAAGACATGCAAAATGGGCGTTGTAGTTGATGGGAGAAAAAGGTTTGACAAACTCTCTTTGTCAAATACCATGTCATTGTCAATGCAAAACTACTTTGGAAATGTAATTTGTATACCTAACGGTGAAGCAAACTCAAGTGAGCTTAAGGAGATGCCACTAGGACTAGTAGCTGAGATGGTTAATGAATTTGTTTACCCTGCAATGACTGAGGAACATTTTCGAGAAATCATTGATTTCGTTGAGTTGCATCGACCTGAGCCTGTAGTTGGAAGGATATATGCTAAATTAGATGAAAACGATGGTGAAGCCGTCGTGGTATCTTCGGGGCAGCGTTTCCCGGTCAATAGTATTGATTTCGGATGGGGAAAGCCACAATTCGGGTCATATCATTTTCCGTGGGGTGGACAAATTGGATTCGTAATGCCAATGCCAAGTGCTAGGAATAACGGAGATTGGATTGTTTACATGCTTCTTCTTCGAAAGCATTTGGACTTGGTAGAGACCAAGGGAATGAATGTGTTTAAACCATTAACTCCATCATACTTTAACCTCTAG